A single window of Salvia splendens isolate huo1 chromosome 6, SspV2, whole genome shotgun sequence DNA harbors:
- the LOC121806494 gene encoding probable calcium-binding protein CML13, giving the protein MGLTDDQVSSMKEAFNLFDADSDGKIAPSELGILMRSLGGNPTQAQLKAIIAEEKLTAPFDFQRFLDLMGKHLKAEPFDKLLRDAFQVLDKEGTGFIVVKELRHILTSIGEKLEPAEFDEWIREVDVGSDGKIKYEDFIARMVAK; this is encoded by the coding sequence ATGGGGCTCACCGACGATCAGGTATCATCGATGAAGGAGGCGTTCAATCTGTTCGACGCCGACAGCGACGGCAAAATCGCGCCATCGGAGCTTGGAATCCTGATGCGCTCCCTCGGCGGCAACCCTACGCAGGCGCAGCTGAAAGCCATAATCGCCGAGGAGAAGCTCACCGCGCCGTTCGATTTCCAGAGGTTCCTCGATCTCATGGGGAAGCACTTGAAGGCGGAGCCGTTCGACAAGCTGCTCCGCGACGCGTTCCAGGTGCTCGACAAGGAGGGGACCGGCTTCATCGTGGTGAAGGAGCTCAGGCACATCCTCACCAGCATCGGCGAGAAACTGGAACCCGCGGAGTTCGACGAGTGGATCCGAGAGGTCGACGTCGGATCCGATGGCAAGATCAAATACGAGGATTTCATCGCGCGCATGGTCGCCAAATGA
- the LOC121806340 gene encoding 40S ribosomal protein S13-2: MGRMHSRGKGISASALPYKRSAPTWLKISSQDVEESICKFAKKGLTPSQIGVILRDSHGIAQVKSVTGSKILRILKAHALAPEIPEDLYHLIKKAVAIRKHLERNRKDKDSKFRLILVESRIHRLARYYKKTKKLPPVWKYESTTASTLVA, from the exons ATGGGTCGTATGCATAGCAGAGG TAAAGGTATTTCTGCTTCAGCTCTGCCTTACAAGAGATCTGCCCCTACCTGGCTCAAAATCTCGTCTCAAGAT GTTGAGGAGAGTATTTGCAAATTCGCGAAGAAAGGATTGACACCGTCACAAATCGGCGTGATTCTTCGTGACTCACATGGTATTGCTCAGGTGAAGAGCGTTACCGGCAGCAAAATCCTTCGCATTTTGAAGGCTCACG CTCTTGCGCCCGAGATTCCGGAGGATCTTTACCACTTGATCAAGAAGGCTGTAGCCATCAGGAAGCATTTGGAGAGGAACAGGAAGGATAAGGATTCAAAGTTCAGGTTGATTTTGGTTGAGAGCAGGATTCACCGCCTTGCCCGTTACTACAAGAAGACCAAGAAGCTTCCACCTGTGTGGAAATA TGAATCGACCACGGCAAGCACCCTTGTTGCTTAA
- the LOC121806210 gene encoding 40S ribosomal protein S20-2 isoform X1 — MFGKDETMAFATMKPTKPGLEEPLEQIHKIRITLSSKNVKNLEKVCADLVRGAKDKRLRVKGPVRMPTKVLKITTRKSPCGEGTNTFDRFELRVHKRVIDLFSSPDVVKQITSITIEPGVEVEVTIADS; from the exons ATGTTCGGGAAAGACGAAACAATGGCGTTTGCAACAATGAAGCCGACGAAGCCGGGGCTGGAGGAGCCCCTGGAGCAGATTCACAAGATCCGCATCACTCTGTCCTCCAAGAATGTCAAAAATCTCGAGAAAG TTTGTGCTGACCTTGTACGTGGTGCCAAGGACAAAAGGCTGAGAGTCAAGGGACCAGTCAGAATGCCTACCAAGGTTCTCAAAATCACTACTAGGAAGTCTCCTTGCGGTGAAG GAACAAACACATTCGATAGGTTTGAGCTGCGTGTGCACAAGCGAGTCATCGATCTTTTCAGCTCCCCAGATGTTGTGAAGCAGATTACTTCGATCACCATTGAACCTGGTGTCGAAGTTGAAGTCACCATTGCTGACTCCTAG
- the LOC121806210 gene encoding 40S ribosomal protein S20-2 isoform X2 translates to MAFATMKPTKPGLEEPLEQIHKIRITLSSKNVKNLEKVCADLVRGAKDKRLRVKGPVRMPTKVLKITTRKSPCGEGTNTFDRFELRVHKRVIDLFSSPDVVKQITSITIEPGVEVEVTIADS, encoded by the exons ATGGCGTTTGCAACAATGAAGCCGACGAAGCCGGGGCTGGAGGAGCCCCTGGAGCAGATTCACAAGATCCGCATCACTCTGTCCTCCAAGAATGTCAAAAATCTCGAGAAAG TTTGTGCTGACCTTGTACGTGGTGCCAAGGACAAAAGGCTGAGAGTCAAGGGACCAGTCAGAATGCCTACCAAGGTTCTCAAAATCACTACTAGGAAGTCTCCTTGCGGTGAAG GAACAAACACATTCGATAGGTTTGAGCTGCGTGTGCACAAGCGAGTCATCGATCTTTTCAGCTCCCCAGATGTTGTGAAGCAGATTACTTCGATCACCATTGAACCTGGTGTCGAAGTTGAAGTCACCATTGCTGACTCCTAG